In Plectropomus leopardus isolate mb unplaced genomic scaffold, YSFRI_Pleo_2.0 unplaced_scaffold13717, whole genome shotgun sequence, the genomic stretch ttactgaagtaaagtaTCCGAGTACTGCTTCCACTCCTTTAGCCTTATACTCATGTACAGCTCTGCACCACTGACGGCCtcctggttttttttttcgtgttttCTGCCCGCGTCTGTGTTTCAGGGCTCTGGCCACTTCGTTCGAGGGGAAGCACGGCAGCGTGAGGTACTGGGTGAAAGCTGAGCTGCACCGTCCGTGGCTGCTGCCGGTCAAAGTCAAGAAAGAGTTCATTGTGTTCGAGCACATCGACATCAACACGCCGCTGCTGCTGGTACGACACACTGCATACACACTcactgcacacactgcacacacactgcacactgtacactctaaacacacactgcatacacactcactgcacactgcacacacactcactgcacactgtacacacactgcacactgcACACATACTGCACACACTCTACACACTGCACACATACTGCATACACACtctacacactgcacacacactgcacactgtacactgaacacacactgcacacactctacacactgcacacacactgcacactgtacacacggctcacacactgcacacactgcatacacacacacacagcacgcacactgcacacacattgtatacacacacacacacacgaacacactgCACACTCTACACatggcacacacaaacacacacacacacactacactgtACACAGAGCACACAACGCACACATACTGCACAAACAttgcacacacactaaacaaacaatgcaaacacactgcacacacactgtacacacacttcacactctGCATACGCActtcacacactgcacacataaTATACAAACattgcacacacagctgtttttttctaaaatttgacTAAAATCGTGCCGTTAAGGAacccttaaaaagtcttaaatctaacgcGCTTTACGCTGTAGGAACTCGGTGTCAGTCTTCTCCTCTAATCGTTTCCCGAAACGTTCCTGTCCGTTGACTGCGCTGATTGTGTGTTCAGGCTCCTCAGGCGGGCACGAAGGAGAAAACTCTGTGCTGCTGGTTCTGCGCTTCGGGCCCGATCTCCCTCAGTGCCAAGATTGAGCGAAAGGGCTACACACCAGGTGAGACGTCCGTCCTCCCGCCCGCTCAcactctttttcttcttcttctcctttggCTCTTTTCACTCacttcccttctctctctcagtcCGACAGACTGATCTCTTCTCCCTTCTCTCCAAGGCGAGTCGATCCAAATCTTCGCCGAGGTGGAGAACTGTTCGTCCCGGGTCGTGGTGCCCAAAGCCGCCCTGTACCAGACCCAGACCTTCTTCGCTAAAGGCAAAGGAAAGCAGATCCAGCAGCTGGTGTCCAACCTGAGAGGAGACCCTCTGCCGCAGGGGAAGAGCCAGAGCTGGGAGGGCAAGCTGCTCAAGATCCCCCCGGTGTCCCCGTCCATCCTCGACTGTCCCATCATCAGAGTGGAGTACGCGCTCATGGTGAGTCTCCGGACCCAACGTGCTCCtcaaaaacatctcatttaTGAGCTACGAGCACACTCATTTATGCAACAGGTTTTGGCTCTCTACAGCGTGTAAAAACCCTGAGAGTTTACTCTATTCATGCTATTTatacatctataatgcattataacacATTATGAACATACAcactataatgc encodes the following:
- the LOC121964024 gene encoding arrestin domain-containing protein 3-like yields the protein MCDCVCSIWKRVLCVSDEDCPEEGLTVLPAGLHEFAFSFNLPQMALATSFEGKHGSVRYWVKAELHRPWLLPVKVKKEFIVFEHIDINTPLLLAPQAGTKEKTLCCWFCASGPISLSAKIERKGYTPGESIQIFAEVENCSSRVVVPKAALYQTQTFFAKGKGKQIQQLVSNLRGDPLPQGKSQSWEGKLLKIPPVSPSILDCPIIRVEYALMVSLRTQRAPQKHLIYELRAHSFMQQVLALYSV